Proteins encoded together in one Pseudoalteromonas xiamenensis window:
- a CDS encoding YggN family protein → MKKIALIGTLLISASTVAHENSFNISSDNCEVEFQNDVRISDQNITIENKANNKISISRKGEVYVQGERVDLTAAQRQAASRYSDNLRAELPKVAEIALDAVKIAGVALEEVGTALDMDSLKDMHEIMDELSVEVKNTFYQQNDFVMGEKTFNEFGDQFSDKFESRLEDAIQSTMFQSVGSLLVTLGSEMISSGGNMDEFGERMDRMGKNIDEKVEKQAKVIEARADKLCGNFAALAEQENTLTAEVPALADYKLFTYKTKI, encoded by the coding sequence ATGAAAAAAATTGCTTTAATCGGAACATTATTAATCAGCGCTAGTACTGTCGCACATGAGAACAGCTTCAACATCAGTAGCGATAACTGTGAAGTTGAATTTCAAAATGACGTCAGAATTTCAGATCAAAATATTACGATAGAGAATAAAGCAAACAACAAGATCTCTATTTCTCGCAAAGGTGAGGTTTATGTTCAAGGTGAACGAGTGGATTTAACCGCAGCTCAGCGACAAGCTGCTAGCCGCTATAGTGATAACCTAAGAGCTGAATTACCTAAAGTGGCAGAGATAGCGCTAGATGCTGTAAAAATAGCGGGGGTTGCACTGGAAGAAGTGGGTACTGCGTTAGATATGGATTCACTTAAAGACATGCACGAAATCATGGACGAGCTATCTGTTGAAGTAAAAAACACTTTTTATCAACAAAATGACTTTGTTATGGGCGAAAAAACGTTTAATGAATTTGGCGATCAGTTTAGTGACAAATTTGAATCACGTTTAGAGGATGCCATTCAAAGTACGATGTTCCAATCTGTAGGCAGCCTTTTAGTTACGCTTGGTAGTGAAATGATTAGCTCTGGTGGAAACATGGATGAATTTGGTGAACGAATGGACCGTATGGGCAAAAACATTGATGAGAAAGTGGAGAAACAGGCCAAAGTCATCGAAGCACGAGCTGATAAGTTATGTGGTAATTTTGCGGCGTTAGCAGAGCAGGAAAACACGTTAACGGCGGAAGTTCCAGCGCTTGCAGACTATAAACTATTTACGTACAAAACGAAGATCTAA
- a CDS encoding IS630 family transposase (programmed frameshift) — translation MRLLAVSLFYEGNSRTEIAKRLNTARSSVNKWVSSFLDHGLEGLDNKPIQGRPPRLQQSQLEQLSEFIMRSNTELKGGRLTGEDIVHYIDAEFGVHYHLNHVYKILKQLGFSWITSRSRHPKQSQENQETFKKFQLETVLHTPGHLPLERIDVWFQDGARFGQQNPTTRIWAETGTRPRIIKQQQFEYGYLFGAVCPATGQTEALVSPFVNKEAMTQHMRQISQATEVGRHAVMIIDGAGWHTYDTAAEFSNLTLIKLPPYSPELNPAEQIWSWMRQHGLSNRVFSGYDEIVDEVSKAWNQFISIPDRVKNMCSREWIKLI, via the exons ATTCGATTACTTGCGGTGTCATTATTTTATGAGGGTAATAGCAGAACCGAAATTGCAAAACGCCTTAATACAGCACGAAGTAGCGTGAATAAATGGGTTTCCAGCTTCTTAGACCATGGGCTCGAAGGCTTAGACAATAAGCCTATTCAAGGACGTCCTCCTAGATTGCAACAGTCACAACTTGAGCAACTGTCTGAATTTATTATGCGCTCAAACACCGAGCTTAAAGGTGGCCGCCTTACCGGTGAAGACATCGTGCATTACATTGACGCTGAATTTGGTGTGCATTACCACTTAAATCATGTCTATAAAATACTAAAGCAGCTTGGTTTTAGTTGGATAACAAGCCGTTCGAGGCATCCTAAACAGTCACAAGAGAACCAAGAAACTTTTAAAAAA TTCCAATTGGAAACGGTCCTTCACACACCAGGACACCTACCTCTTGAGCGTATCGACGTATGGTTTCAGGATGGAGCTCGATTTGGCCAGCAAAATCCGACTACGCGCATTTGGGCTGAAACAGGCACTCGGCCAAGGATTATAAAACAGCAACAGTTTGAGTATGGGTATTTGTTTGGTGCAGTATGTCCAGCCACAGGCCAAACGGAAGCATTAGTAAGTCCATTCGTAAACAAAGAAGCAATGACACAGCACATGCGTCAGATATCGCAAGCGACAGAAGTTGGTAGGCACGCAGTCATGATAATAGATGGTGCAGGCTGGCACACCTATGACACTGCGGCAGAATTTAGCAACCTCACGCTCATAAAGCTTCCACCTTATTCACCCGAGCTCAATCCTGCAGAACAAATATGGAGTTGGATGCGACAACACGGTTTATCCAATAGAGTGTTTTCGGGCTATGACGAGATCGTTGATGAAGTTTCAAAAGCTTGGAATCAATTTATTTCAATACCGGATCGAGTGAAGAACATGTGTAGTCGTGAATGGATAAAGTTGATTTAA
- the gppA gene encoding guanosine-5'-triphosphate,3'-diphosphate diphosphatase, translating into MAQATPQNNIFAVIDLGSNSFHMMIAKYMAGGVHTIGRVKRKVRLAAGLDENNVLSLEAMERGWECLALFAERLQDIPKENIRIVATATMRLAINADVFIKKAEMILDHQINVISGEEEACTIYKGVAHTSACQGRQLVIDIGGASTEVVIGKGFDALLYKSLNMGCVTFLERYFQNGELSESNFSNATNAAKAIIYPIQSDFKKLGWELAIGASGTVQAIQEILAAQGQTEVLTLEHLKAIQSAAVQFDSIGALDLPGLSEERRLVFVSGLAILIALFESLDIQTMGLAGGALREGVLYSMIPDLQDNDIRKRTLDGLMQRYHVDKQQAKRVAELANSLASQVQSQWCFDIDQVKAILDAAACLHEIGLIIDYKLYHKHSAYILKNSAMPGFSKAEKQLITAIVDAHRIDLSMSQFEQYSGYALLVERLVRIMRLAVVLSMRRQNDVLPEISLKTDQNDNLTLCMDSAWLIAHPLMQTELEQEGKYQRKLQKNLKIERQ; encoded by the coding sequence GTGGCGCAAGCGACTCCCCAAAACAATATATTTGCTGTAATCGACTTAGGTTCAAATAGCTTTCACATGATGATTGCCAAATACATGGCAGGTGGTGTGCATACTATTGGTCGCGTTAAACGCAAAGTGAGATTGGCCGCTGGCCTCGATGAAAACAATGTCTTGTCATTAGAAGCAATGGAGCGAGGTTGGGAATGCCTTGCTCTTTTTGCAGAACGTTTGCAGGATATTCCGAAAGAAAACATTCGAATTGTCGCAACAGCCACAATGCGTCTTGCAATCAATGCGGATGTTTTCATTAAGAAAGCGGAAATGATTCTAGACCATCAAATCAATGTGATTAGTGGTGAAGAAGAAGCTTGCACTATTTATAAAGGGGTTGCGCATACCTCGGCGTGTCAAGGTCGCCAACTTGTCATCGATATTGGAGGTGCGAGTACAGAAGTCGTTATTGGAAAAGGCTTTGATGCACTTCTCTATAAAAGTCTGAATATGGGATGTGTGACTTTTTTAGAACGTTACTTTCAAAATGGCGAACTAAGCGAATCCAATTTCAGCAACGCGACAAATGCAGCTAAGGCAATTATTTACCCTATCCAGTCAGATTTCAAAAAGTTGGGCTGGGAACTCGCTATTGGCGCATCTGGTACTGTTCAGGCAATTCAGGAAATTTTAGCCGCACAGGGACAAACCGAAGTACTGACACTTGAACACTTAAAGGCTATTCAGTCAGCCGCGGTGCAGTTTGATAGTATCGGCGCGCTAGATTTACCTGGATTAAGTGAAGAACGTCGATTAGTGTTTGTTTCAGGGCTTGCGATTCTTATTGCGCTGTTCGAGTCGTTAGATATCCAGACGATGGGTTTGGCTGGTGGTGCACTAAGAGAAGGTGTGTTGTACAGCATGATCCCTGACTTACAAGACAACGACATTCGCAAAAGGACGTTAGACGGTTTGATGCAACGTTACCATGTTGATAAACAACAAGCGAAACGTGTCGCTGAGCTTGCAAATAGTCTTGCTTCGCAAGTTCAATCACAGTGGTGTTTTGACATTGACCAAGTTAAAGCCATTTTGGATGCGGCAGCCTGTCTTCATGAGATTGGTCTGATTATTGATTACAAGCTTTATCACAAGCACAGTGCTTATATACTGAAAAACTCTGCCATGCCGGGTTTTTCAAAAGCAGAAAAACAGTTAATCACAGCTATCGTTGACGCACATCGCATAGACCTGTCTATGAGTCAGTTTGAGCAATATAGTGGCTATGCACTACTTGTTGAACGTTTAGTACGGATTATGCGATTGGCTGTTGTATTGTCGATGCGTAGGCAAAATGATGTATTGCCTGAGATTTCATTAAAGACAGATCAAAATGACAACTTAACGCTCTGTATGGATAGTGCGTGGTTGATAGCCCACCCTTTAATGCAAACGGAACTTGAGCAAGAAGGAAAGTATCAACGTAAGCTGCAAAAAAACTTGAAAATAGAGCGCCAATAG
- the rhlB gene encoding ATP-dependent RNA helicase RhlB, producing the protein MTKTHLTNKKFSDFALAPEVVAGLTENGFEYCTPIQAKCLPFVCEGRDIAGQAQTGTGKTLAFLTATCHRLMQTEGKSRKHPRALIMAPTRELAIQIHKDAKIIAPQCNLKLGLVYGGEDYEKQRAQFENGVDILIGTTGRLIDFYKQGAFSLNEIEVVVLDEADRMFDLGFIKDIRYLFNRMPERSERINLLFSATLSYRVQELAFEHMHNPIHVQVEPEVKTAKRIKEELFHPSQEDKTKLLLTLIEEEWPEKAIVFANTKQVCEDVYAWLKADGHRVGLLTGDVNQKKRISILAQFAKGDLDLLVATDVAARGLHIPEVSHVFNFDLPDDCEDYVHRIGRTGRAGASGHAISFACEQYAYNLHDIETYIDHAIPLSHYDKEALLDDIKTPDLQRKRNYSQGPRQRNGRRQNSYQKPRSS; encoded by the coding sequence ATGACTAAGACACATTTGACCAATAAAAAATTTTCTGACTTTGCTTTAGCGCCGGAAGTGGTCGCCGGATTAACTGAGAATGGCTTCGAATATTGTACGCCAATTCAAGCAAAGTGTTTACCTTTTGTCTGTGAAGGGCGTGACATCGCAGGTCAAGCCCAAACTGGGACGGGCAAGACTTTGGCTTTTTTAACAGCCACTTGTCATCGTCTTATGCAAACAGAAGGCAAGTCCAGAAAGCACCCAAGAGCCCTGATCATGGCCCCCACTCGGGAGTTAGCGATTCAGATCCATAAAGATGCAAAAATCATTGCGCCGCAATGCAACCTTAAACTTGGTTTAGTATATGGTGGCGAAGATTACGAAAAACAACGTGCTCAATTTGAAAATGGTGTAGATATTTTAATTGGCACAACAGGGCGACTCATCGATTTCTACAAACAAGGCGCGTTTAGCTTAAATGAGATCGAGGTAGTTGTACTGGATGAAGCTGACCGCATGTTTGATTTAGGGTTCATCAAGGATATTCGTTATTTGTTTAACCGCATGCCTGAGCGCAGTGAAAGAATAAACTTGTTGTTTTCTGCAACACTTTCTTACCGTGTGCAGGAACTTGCGTTTGAACACATGCATAACCCAATTCATGTTCAAGTCGAGCCAGAAGTAAAAACAGCAAAGCGCATAAAAGAAGAACTTTTCCATCCTTCTCAAGAAGATAAAACCAAATTATTGTTAACGCTAATTGAAGAAGAATGGCCTGAAAAAGCGATTGTTTTTGCTAATACAAAACAGGTTTGTGAAGACGTTTATGCTTGGCTTAAGGCGGATGGACATCGGGTTGGTTTATTAACGGGTGATGTGAATCAAAAGAAACGCATTTCAATTTTGGCACAATTTGCTAAAGGTGATTTAGACCTTCTAGTTGCGACAGACGTTGCGGCGCGCGGTTTACATATTCCTGAAGTGAGCCATGTATTCAATTTTGACTTACCTGACGATTGTGAAGATTACGTTCATCGTATCGGTCGTACAGGTCGCGCAGGTGCATCTGGGCATGCAATTAGTTTTGCATGTGAGCAATATGCTTACAATCTGCATGACATCGAAACCTACATAGATCACGCAATTCCTTTGTCACACTACGACAAAGAAGCCTTATTAGATGACATTAAAACACCTGATTTGCAGAGAAAACGGAACTATTCACAAGGACCACGTCAACGTAATGGACGTCGCCAAAATAGTTACCAAAAACCGCGTTCATCTTGA
- the trxA gene encoding thioredoxin TrxA: MSDKIIQLTDDGFEADVLKADKPVLVDFWAEWCGPCKMIAPILDEVAAEFEGRVTIAKLNIDQNAGTPPKFGIRGIPTLLLFKDGAVAATKVGALSKTQLVEFLENNI; this comes from the coding sequence ATGAGCGACAAAATTATTCAACTTACTGATGACGGCTTTGAGGCTGATGTATTAAAAGCTGACAAACCAGTACTTGTTGATTTTTGGGCAGAATGGTGTGGTCCTTGTAAGATGATCGCCCCAATTTTAGACGAAGTCGCTGCTGAATTTGAAGGCCGCGTTACTATCGCTAAGCTAAACATTGACCAAAACGCGGGCACTCCACCTAAGTTTGGTATTCGCGGTATCCCTACATTATTACTGTTTAAAGACGGTGCAGTTGCCGCAACTAAGGTTGGCGCACTTTCAAAAACTCAGTTAGTTGAATTCTTAGAAAACAACATCTAA
- the rho gene encoding transcription termination factor Rho has product MHLSELKHKSINELVQLAESMGLENVARLRKQDIIFSILKAHSKSGENIYGNGVLEILQDGFGFLRSSEASYLAGPDDIYVSPSQIRRFNLRTGDTISGLIRPPKEGERYFALLKVNEVNYDKPENSRTKILFENLTPIHANERLTMERGNGSTEDITARVLDLASPIGKGQRGLIVAPPKAGKTMLLQNIAQSISYNNPDAQLIVLLIDERPEEVTEMQRLVKGEVIASTFDEPASRHVQVAEMVIEKAKRLVEHKKDVVILLDSITRLARAYNTVIPSSGKVLTGGVDANALHKPKRFFGAARNVEEGGSLTIIATALIDTGSKMDEVIYEEFKGTGNMELHLNRKIAEKRVFPAIDFNRSGTRREELLTKADELQKMWILRKIVHEMTEIDAMEFLIDKLAMSKTNDEFFELMRRSK; this is encoded by the coding sequence ATGCATTTAAGCGAATTAAAACACAAGTCAATTAACGAACTTGTTCAGTTGGCTGAGTCTATGGGACTCGAAAACGTTGCTCGTCTACGCAAGCAAGATATTATTTTCTCTATTTTAAAAGCACACTCAAAAAGTGGCGAGAATATCTACGGCAACGGCGTTCTAGAAATTTTGCAAGATGGCTTTGGCTTCTTACGCTCTTCTGAAGCATCTTACTTAGCCGGTCCAGACGATATCTACGTTTCACCAAGCCAAATTCGTCGATTTAACTTACGCACTGGTGACACCATTTCTGGTCTTATCCGCCCACCAAAAGAAGGTGAGCGTTACTTCGCATTATTGAAAGTAAATGAAGTAAACTATGACAAGCCTGAAAACTCACGCACGAAAATCCTGTTCGAAAACTTAACACCAATCCACGCCAACGAACGTTTGACGATGGAACGTGGTAACGGTAGTACAGAAGATATCACCGCTCGTGTATTGGATTTAGCGTCGCCAATCGGTAAAGGTCAACGTGGTCTTATCGTTGCTCCACCGAAAGCGGGTAAAACGATGTTACTTCAAAACATCGCGCAATCAATCAGCTACAACAACCCTGATGCTCAGCTTATCGTTTTACTAATCGACGAGCGTCCGGAAGAAGTAACTGAGATGCAACGTCTAGTAAAAGGCGAAGTCATCGCTTCAACGTTCGATGAGCCAGCGAGTCGTCACGTACAAGTTGCCGAAATGGTTATCGAGAAAGCTAAACGTCTTGTTGAACATAAGAAAGACGTTGTTATCTTACTTGACTCAATTACACGTTTAGCGCGTGCATACAACACCGTTATTCCTTCATCAGGTAAAGTACTTACTGGTGGTGTTGATGCAAACGCACTACACAAGCCAAAACGTTTCTTTGGTGCTGCGCGTAACGTTGAAGAAGGTGGTAGCCTTACGATCATCGCTACAGCTCTTATCGATACCGGCTCTAAGATGGATGAAGTTATCTACGAAGAGTTTAAAGGTACAGGTAACATGGAATTACATCTAAACCGCAAAATCGCGGAAAAACGTGTATTCCCAGCAATTGACTTTAACCGTTCAGGTACGCGTCGTGAAGAACTCCTCACCAAAGCGGATGAGTTACAAAAGATGTGGATTCTACGTAAGATTGTTCATGAAATGACAGAAATCGATGCGATGGAATTCCTCATTGATAAACTTGCAATGAGCAAAACAAACGACGAATTCTTTGAATTAATGCGTCGAAGCAAATAA